A window of the Marinifilum sp. JC120 genome harbors these coding sequences:
- a CDS encoding glycosyltransferase family 2 protein, with translation MVATTHNFGTEKVDTFLSAIKNTVPLWVMGTEEFSHQNGLINVFQNLSSANPQFKEISSGLALLAWQQNPLDRSAAVRCMDLNNSSRPPALIKILQALISSPVSHIPLQDLDNLLQSGDQTLIIRHLFPLLRGSDGLNWLTHSWDTLLRMGNAELPRTALDLVNWNDNLIQLKQRLKTQYNFLYSSIDETVQDLEELDHDIWSLWQDYMRSELLLRSGQTEEGKDILAKLWKKNIWNLNWGQKLHGLLNPIDTTNALSHSDEVAILLYSWNNGQLIENTLKNVATSNIGNARIFALNNGSDDSTGQVINEAQYRFKKGHYKPINLQVNVGAPAARNWLLAEPEVRKAKWAVFLDDDVELEPNWLEELLATAQSYNNPGAVGCRITSTETPRSLQSADYHLFPPGNGTSQIEGLTEKIMVFDSCRNGFDYGQFSYTRPAMHVSGCCHMLNMEAIHQCGNFDVRFNPTQFDDLERDLRAALGGYEHVYAGQLRIGHIQHSSLAKASNVRSMAQVFGNKIKLESKYSEHDLNVLFGKDMAMLWQDVDRKWKELAEVL, from the coding sequence ATGGTTGCTACCACACACAATTTTGGAACTGAAAAAGTAGACACCTTTCTTTCAGCAATTAAGAATACCGTCCCCCTCTGGGTTATGGGAACTGAAGAGTTTTCTCACCAGAATGGCTTGATCAATGTTTTTCAAAACCTTTCATCCGCCAACCCTCAGTTTAAGGAAATCAGCTCGGGGCTGGCCCTGCTGGCGTGGCAGCAAAATCCGCTTGACCGTTCAGCGGCCGTGCGCTGTATGGACCTGAATAATTCATCACGCCCGCCCGCACTGATCAAAATCTTGCAAGCCCTGATAAGTTCCCCGGTATCGCACATCCCCCTTCAGGACCTCGACAACCTGCTTCAATCCGGGGATCAAACCCTCATTATCCGACATTTATTTCCCTTGTTGCGTGGATCGGACGGCTTGAACTGGCTGACCCATTCATGGGATACCCTGCTACGCATGGGCAATGCGGAATTGCCCAGAACGGCCCTTGATCTGGTTAATTGGAATGACAATTTAATCCAGCTTAAACAGAGACTTAAAACACAGTACAATTTTTTATACAGTTCAATTGATGAAACTGTGCAGGACCTTGAAGAGCTGGATCACGACATCTGGTCACTGTGGCAGGATTACATGCGCAGTGAACTCCTGCTCCGCTCCGGACAGACCGAAGAGGGCAAGGACATACTGGCGAAGCTATGGAAAAAGAACATCTGGAACCTCAACTGGGGTCAAAAACTGCATGGACTGCTCAATCCTATAGATACAACTAATGCCCTCAGCCATTCAGATGAAGTCGCCATTCTGCTCTATTCTTGGAACAACGGACAATTGATTGAGAACACGCTAAAAAATGTTGCGACATCAAATATCGGCAATGCGCGGATATTCGCCCTGAACAACGGCTCTGATGACAGCACCGGACAGGTTATAAATGAGGCTCAGTATCGCTTTAAAAAGGGGCACTATAAACCTATCAACCTGCAAGTTAACGTAGGTGCCCCGGCGGCCCGCAACTGGCTGCTGGCTGAACCGGAAGTGCGCAAGGCCAAATGGGCCGTATTTCTGGATGATGATGTGGAACTGGAACCCAACTGGCTGGAAGAACTTCTGGCGACCGCGCAAAGTTACAACAACCCCGGAGCTGTGGGATGCAGAATCACCTCCACAGAAACTCCCCGGTCATTACAGTCAGCGGATTACCACCTCTTTCCTCCCGGAAACGGGACTTCCCAAATCGAAGGGCTAACTGAGAAGATCATGGTCTTTGACAGTTGCCGCAACGGCTTTGATTATGGACAGTTTTCTTACACCCGTCCGGCAATGCACGTTTCAGGCTGCTGTCATATGCTGAATATGGAAGCAATCCATCAATGCGGGAATTTCGACGTGCGCTTCAACCCCACCCAATTCGACGATCTCGAAAGGGACCTGCGCGCAGCACTTGGCGGGTACGAACATGTCTACGCCGGGCAACTGCGCATCGGGCATATCCAACACTCAAGTCTTGCCAAAGCAAGCAATGTGCGTTCCATGGCTCAGGTTTTCGGCAACAAGATAAAACTGGAAAGCAAATACAGCGAGCATGACCTGAACGTCCTTTTCGGGAAAGACATGGCCATGCTCTGGCAGGATGTTGACCGCAAATGGAAAGAGCTGGCAGAAGTCCTTTAA
- a CDS encoding chemotaxis protein CheA encodes MKDSISSCISQIQESIIGLEHGDGDINDVLNALGLDNAQMRSAQIIALMDMLTDGITPVTPDLITSLLDIAEAQKKFFYCIGGLLDQGGAPIDSRKDDSSACDTEDREAIATAPDKYEQEMMAEMMAMTEGTPDEDEGWEKVEGQPETPLAEAEKKQQEQAVESENRIEPEQVATAAKQIPDEEKSAKVQPAPAKMKDAQAISSIRVSTQQLDSLIELVGKLMVTYAVIAQTKSDNISKISSSLSELDKVIRNLQSEVDEIRMVPLKQIFMPMHRLVKSTSQKLNKRIKFTIIGEELALDKTIVECLNEPLVHLLRNALDHGIETTEDRQMCGKNEMGKVDLKAYRQGEFAYIEIIDDGKGLDADILLSKALERGLADPEKKYTKEEIYEFILQSGFSTASAVTDISGRGVGMDAVVAAIQNTLDGKVSITSELGKGSTFTISIPLSRSVNEGIVDALITSVGPETFIFPSREVLEVYEPVEKEFTDLPDGRETVSVRGKIHSLIRMHKVFDLPDPTDEVIPKVIMVKLGETVVAILVDEVLRQQKAVVTGFTLPVNSIYKLPILGFGMMGEHDALVVDTETLIAAHMEGEA; translated from the coding sequence ATGAAGGACAGTATTTCCAGTTGTATAAGCCAGATTCAAGAATCAATCATCGGCCTTGAGCACGGGGACGGTGATATTAATGATGTTTTGAACGCACTAGGGCTTGACAATGCCCAGATGAGATCGGCTCAGATAATCGCCCTTATGGATATGCTGACTGACGGCATTACCCCTGTAACCCCGGACCTGATCACCTCCCTGCTTGATATTGCCGAAGCCCAAAAAAAATTCTTTTACTGCATCGGGGGACTGCTTGATCAAGGCGGTGCTCCGATTGATTCAAGAAAGGATGACAGTTCCGCCTGCGACACAGAAGACCGTGAAGCAATCGCTACAGCACCGGATAAATATGAACAGGAAATGATGGCCGAGATGATGGCCATGACCGAAGGAACTCCAGACGAAGATGAAGGCTGGGAAAAAGTTGAAGGACAGCCTGAAACCCCGCTAGCTGAAGCAGAGAAGAAACAACAGGAACAGGCTGTCGAATCGGAAAATAGAATCGAGCCTGAACAGGTTGCAACAGCAGCAAAGCAAATCCCAGACGAAGAGAAAAGTGCCAAAGTCCAACCTGCTCCCGCTAAAATGAAAGACGCACAAGCTATTTCCTCCATTCGTGTTTCCACCCAGCAACTCGATTCCCTCATCGAGTTGGTAGGTAAACTGATGGTCACCTACGCGGTCATTGCTCAGACTAAGTCTGATAATATTTCCAAAATTTCATCCAGCCTTTCTGAGTTGGATAAAGTCATCCGCAACCTGCAATCGGAAGTGGATGAAATCAGGATGGTTCCGCTAAAACAGATTTTCATGCCCATGCACAGGCTGGTTAAATCCACCTCGCAAAAGCTCAACAAACGCATCAAATTCACCATTATCGGAGAAGAGCTGGCACTGGATAAGACCATCGTGGAATGTTTGAATGAACCGCTGGTCCATCTGCTGCGCAATGCGCTTGACCACGGCATTGAAACTACTGAAGACCGCCAGATGTGCGGCAAGAACGAAATGGGTAAGGTAGACCTGAAGGCCTACCGTCAAGGCGAATTCGCTTACATAGAAATTATCGACGACGGTAAGGGTCTTGATGCCGACATCCTGCTCAGCAAAGCCCTTGAACGCGGACTGGCCGACCCGGAAAAAAAATATACCAAGGAAGAAATTTACGAGTTCATCCTGCAATCAGGCTTCTCCACAGCCAGTGCGGTCACCGATATTTCCGGTCGCGGAGTAGGCATGGACGCGGTTGTTGCCGCCATCCAGAATACGTTGGACGGGAAAGTATCCATTACCAGTGAACTGGGCAAAGGATCTACTTTCACCATTAGCATCCCCTTAAGCCGCTCGGTAAACGAAGGAATCGTGGATGCCCTGATCACCTCAGTTGGCCCGGAAACCTTCATCTTCCCCAGCCGGGAAGTGCTGGAAGTATACGAGCCCGTAGAAAAAGAGTTTACCGACCTGCCCGATGGCCGGGAAACCGTATCTGTTCGCGGCAAGATTCACTCCCTGATCCGTATGCACAAAGTTTTTGACCTCCCGGACCCCACTGACGAGGTAATCCCCAAGGTCATCATGGTAAAATTGGGAGAAACAGTTGTCGCCATTCTCGTAGACGAAGTCCTGCGTCAGCAAAAAGCGGTCGTCACCGGATTCACCCTGCCGGTAAACTCCATCTACAAACTGCCCATCCTCGGCTTCGGCATGATGGGCGAACACGATGCCCTGGTGGTGGATACGGAAACATTGATTGCCGCACACATGGAAGGGGAAGCCTAA
- the lipB gene encoding lipoyl(octanoyl) transferase: MEFIDLGLISHKEAEQVQLERLKQVMEGSACEALYLLEHPPVVTLGRQGGLENLLISEEALKQMGAEVVQTARGGNITCHYPGQMVVYPVIRIEKRRGGIKKFFHDMEETAIRTAGRFGVEAARSEGRPGVWVGPGKLCSIGIGVKKWITYHGLSFNVSSDMKLFDAITLCGLHGAHPTSLSREAGKEISTEEVKNVFREEFRKIFADTAVAAG; the protein is encoded by the coding sequence ATGGAATTTATAGATCTGGGATTAATTTCCCACAAAGAAGCCGAACAGGTCCAACTTGAAAGGTTGAAACAAGTAATGGAGGGCAGCGCATGCGAAGCCCTCTATCTTTTGGAGCATCCTCCTGTTGTCACGCTGGGCAGACAGGGCGGGCTGGAAAACCTGCTTATCAGTGAAGAAGCCCTCAAGCAGATGGGGGCCGAAGTGGTCCAGACAGCTCGCGGCGGCAACATCACCTGCCATTATCCCGGACAAATGGTGGTCTACCCGGTCATACGCATTGAAAAACGGCGCGGCGGCATCAAAAAATTCTTTCATGACATGGAAGAGACCGCGATTCGTACTGCGGGAAGGTTCGGCGTGGAAGCAGCAAGAAGCGAGGGTAGACCCGGAGTCTGGGTCGGTCCCGGTAAACTCTGCTCTATCGGCATCGGGGTAAAAAAATGGATCACCTACCACGGCTTATCATTCAATGTTTCCAGTGACATGAAACTTTTCGACGCCATCACCCTTTGCGGGCTACACGGCGCGCACCCCACTTCTCTTTCAAGGGAGGCGGGCAAAGAAATTTCTACCGAGGAAGTAAAAAATGTCTTCAGAGAAGAATTCAGAAAAATATTTGCGGATACCGCCGTGGCTGCGGGTTAA
- a CDS encoding rRNA methyltransferase, producing the protein MSIKVSSLFPLPTNNVTKLLNNYLKILQKTVPLKSKHSEELPYAIRDLSRDLTGERSGLSNDYMGDPRSLNAYLRYFLPWNLYRLARLFQGLDINLPDKGIVVDLGAGPLTVAQALWIARPDLRDKKLTFINVDRTPKPMREGTKLFQALAGEKSPWRMVNVKGGSTSKLREKAHLLVTANMVNEASAGTRIPLPVWAEKFCMSMVHKLAPEGRILIIEPGIRRSGRVLSVIRGQFVEAGFPILGPCTHEQECPMNGEQGKAWCHFNFDSEHAPAWLQKLSAQCRLEKDNVSLSFLYVGLRKEEVEAPREGEMRIRAVSESFRLDEGGFGQYGCAAEGQILLSAQGGAKTLYPGGLIGMPVPEEEKRDEKSGALIVPLPIREHDKRKLEEKNKK; encoded by the coding sequence ATGTCTATTAAAGTAAGTTCACTTTTCCCCCTGCCGACTAATAATGTAACAAAATTACTGAATAACTACTTAAAAATTCTACAAAAAACAGTCCCGCTTAAAAGTAAGCACAGCGAGGAACTGCCCTACGCAATACGCGACCTTTCCCGCGACCTGACCGGGGAACGCTCCGGCCTGTCCAATGATTACATGGGCGACCCGCGTAGCCTGAACGCATATCTGCGTTATTTCCTGCCTTGGAACCTGTACCGTCTTGCAAGGCTGTTTCAGGGGCTGGACATCAACCTGCCCGATAAAGGTATCGTCGTTGATCTCGGAGCCGGACCGCTTACCGTGGCTCAGGCCCTGTGGATTGCAAGGCCGGACCTGCGCGATAAAAAACTGACTTTTATCAACGTGGACCGCACCCCGAAACCCATGCGCGAAGGCACCAAGCTCTTTCAGGCACTTGCCGGTGAAAAATCACCATGGCGCATGGTTAACGTAAAAGGCGGCTCCACTTCCAAACTGCGCGAAAAAGCACACCTGCTGGTCACCGCCAACATGGTCAATGAGGCTTCCGCAGGCACACGCATTCCTCTGCCTGTCTGGGCGGAAAAATTCTGCATGTCCATGGTCCACAAGCTGGCCCCGGAAGGCAGAATTCTGATCATCGAACCGGGCATCCGTCGTTCAGGGCGGGTACTTTCCGTGATTCGTGGACAATTTGTCGAAGCAGGATTTCCCATTCTCGGTCCCTGCACCCATGAACAGGAATGTCCCATGAACGGCGAACAGGGTAAGGCATGGTGTCATTTCAACTTTGATTCCGAGCACGCCCCGGCATGGTTGCAGAAGCTTTCAGCCCAGTGTCGTCTTGAAAAGGACAACGTCAGTCTGAGCTTTCTTTATGTAGGGCTGCGCAAGGAAGAAGTCGAAGCACCGCGCGAAGGTGAAATGCGTATCCGCGCTGTATCCGAATCTTTCAGACTTGATGAAGGCGGTTTCGGTCAGTACGGCTGTGCAGCCGAAGGTCAAATCCTTCTCTCTGCGCAAGGCGGAGCAAAAACCTTGTACCCCGGCGGACTTATCGGTATGCCCGTTCCTGAAGAAGAAAAACGGGATGAGAAGTCCGGCGCACTCATCGTGCCCCTGCCCATACGCGAGCACGACAAACGCAAGCTGGAAGAGAAAAATAAAAAGTAA
- a CDS encoding cobalt chelatase: MKKAILFAAHGSKNRAASSALGNILKMAKEAHPDIPVYSAFTSGHVLKKLREQGQNMPTVKQNLENLAEEGVTHVVVQSLHVIPGTEFNNISRLLDRVDKGEIKFEKAVLGEPLLTNEQEIDEISDIILNLLEERDSQNEALILVAHGSKFSESGNSLYDKFKEVLEAKDKNAYLGKLNSEGGIEKISDCIKGSGVKRAYLLPLLFGAGNHVKKDMAGEHDGSWKNVVASRGIEPIPVVQGVGEFDIFAQRWMDKLEKAISQLDT; encoded by the coding sequence ATGAAAAAAGCCATCCTTTTTGCAGCACACGGATCGAAAAACAGAGCTGCCAGTTCGGCACTGGGCAATATTTTGAAGATGGCTAAAGAGGCCCATCCGGACATCCCGGTTTACAGTGCTTTTACTTCCGGGCATGTACTGAAAAAGCTTCGTGAACAGGGCCAGAACATGCCCACCGTAAAACAGAATCTTGAAAATCTGGCCGAAGAAGGTGTCACCCATGTGGTTGTGCAATCCCTGCACGTGATTCCCGGAACGGAATTCAACAACATCAGCAGGCTGTTGGACAGGGTCGACAAAGGCGAAATTAAATTTGAAAAAGCCGTACTTGGCGAACCGCTGCTGACCAATGAACAGGAGATCGACGAAATATCCGACATCATCCTGAATCTGCTGGAAGAACGGGATTCGCAAAATGAGGCTCTGATCCTCGTGGCTCATGGTTCCAAATTTTCCGAGAGCGGCAACTCCTTGTATGATAAATTCAAGGAAGTACTGGAAGCAAAAGACAAAAACGCCTACCTCGGCAAGCTCAATTCCGAAGGTGGCATTGAAAAGATAAGCGACTGTATCAAGGGTTCCGGGGTAAAACGAGCCTATCTGCTGCCTCTGCTCTTCGGAGCCGGAAACCATGTAAAAAAAGATATGGCCGGAGAGCACGATGGATCATGGAAAAATGTTGTGGCCTCACGAGGAATTGAACCGATTCCTGTAGTGCAGGGAGTCGGGGAATTCGATATTTTCGCCCAACGCTGGATGGACAAACTTGAAAAAGCCATCAGCCAGCTTGATACATAA
- a CDS encoding DUF4445 domain-containing protein, with amino-acid sequence MTTSITVHCHDKKNMEIAPTAGLNMAQTLFLNGAFKGVPLCSGMGRCGLCKVKFESAPPEPRKEELQKFSATEIKSGWRLSCLHPAAPATIFLPEPERIVPRVSDKFSRELPDNMALAVDLGTTGMHWAFTLGDETVKSGQELNPQMGLGSEVMSRLAFAAKPEQRKILSELVTRRLNEIIAETNQVKELVISGNPSMTSILAQDDVEGLSRAPYSLPSKGGQRVKLDANLPEAYIPPHLAPFVGADITAGIVALNFSEPKAQPPYLFADLGTNGEFVLCLSENEYIISSVPMGPALEGVGMSNGRTAGPGAVSAFTLTPLGLSPSIIKADRQEQNRKPGITGTGYLSLCALLLKSGVLTREGQFGMGNTPLAAKLADKLTEINGTPVLDLGHEGLTLPAPDVEEILKVKAAFNLAMSALLNEAGLAPSDLKELILGGAMGQHVNRNDLVTTGFIPAESGAITRAAGNTSLAGAKILTYNKKARDFAASLPSRSKVLELAGSNDFGDKYLARIIFKYVY; translated from the coding sequence ATGACAACTTCCATCACAGTGCATTGCCATGACAAAAAAAACATGGAGATTGCACCCACTGCCGGGCTGAACATGGCCCAGACTCTTTTCCTGAACGGAGCATTCAAAGGAGTGCCTCTCTGTTCCGGCATGGGACGTTGCGGGCTGTGCAAAGTGAAGTTTGAATCTGCGCCGCCCGAGCCGCGCAAGGAAGAGTTGCAAAAATTTTCCGCCACAGAAATAAAATCCGGCTGGCGGCTTTCCTGCCTGCATCCGGCAGCCCCGGCAACAATTTTTCTGCCTGAGCCGGAACGGATTGTACCGCGTGTCTCAGACAAATTTTCCCGAGAACTCCCTGACAACATGGCCCTTGCCGTGGATCTGGGCACCACCGGAATGCACTGGGCGTTCACCCTTGGAGACGAAACAGTAAAATCAGGACAGGAACTGAATCCCCAGATGGGGCTTGGCAGCGAGGTTATGTCCCGGCTGGCTTTTGCCGCAAAACCAGAGCAGCGCAAAATACTTTCAGAGCTGGTCACAAGGCGATTAAATGAGATCATAGCTGAAACAAATCAGGTTAAAGAACTGGTAATTTCCGGCAATCCGTCCATGACTTCCATCCTCGCTCAGGATGATGTTGAAGGCTTAAGCCGTGCTCCCTACTCCCTGCCCAGCAAGGGAGGGCAAAGAGTAAAGCTTGACGCAAACCTTCCCGAAGCGTACATCCCGCCACATCTGGCCCCGTTTGTTGGTGCAGATATAACAGCCGGGATTGTAGCCCTGAATTTTTCCGAGCCAAAAGCGCAGCCGCCGTATCTCTTCGCGGATCTCGGCACAAATGGCGAATTCGTGCTCTGCCTTTCCGAGAACGAATACATTATCTCCTCGGTACCCATGGGCCCGGCGCTTGAAGGTGTCGGCATGAGTAATGGACGCACAGCCGGACCGGGAGCAGTATCAGCTTTCACGCTTACCCCGCTGGGACTCTCGCCATCAATAATTAAAGCGGATAGACAAGAGCAAAATCGGAAACCGGGCATCACCGGAACAGGCTACCTTTCACTCTGCGCCCTGCTGCTCAAATCAGGTGTGCTAACCCGTGAAGGACAATTCGGCATGGGAAACACCCCGCTTGCCGCAAAGCTTGCCGATAAATTGACAGAGATAAACGGAACCCCGGTCCTTGATCTGGGACATGAGGGATTAACCCTCCCGGCCCCGGATGTGGAAGAAATTTTAAAAGTTAAAGCGGCCTTTAACCTCGCCATGTCTGCCTTGCTGAATGAAGCAGGGCTGGCACCTTCCGATCTAAAGGAACTCATTCTCGGCGGGGCCATGGGCCAACATGTAAACAGAAATGATCTGGTAACAACCGGATTCATCCCTGCGGAAAGCGGTGCAATCACCCGAGCCGCAGGAAATACTTCCCTCGCGGGAGCAAAAATTTTAACATACAATAAAAAAGCAAGAGATTTTGCCGCCAGCCTGCCCAGCCGTTCCAAAGTTCTGGAACTGGCCGGAAGCAACGATTTTGGCGATAAATACCTTGCGAGGATAATTTTCAAATATGTCTATTAA
- the lipA gene encoding lipoyl synthase produces MSSEKNSEKYLRIPPWLRVKLPTGRTFNNTSKMLEDLNLNTVCQSAKCPNCWDCFSRKVATFLIMGNNCTRNCAFCNICPGLIEPLDADEPRRVSEAVKRLELKYAVVTSVTRDDLPDGGASHFAETIERIRAELSECKIEVLIPDFKGNLDALKAVIAAKPDVINHNVETPPALYPQIRPQADYQQSLELIERVKQLSDIHAKSGLMVGLGETDEQVYQVIDDLAAINCDIITIGQYMRPSKAHPAVKRYVEPSVFDEYAEYGKKLGVPHMFCAPLVRSSFNAAEAFDKI; encoded by the coding sequence ATGTCTTCAGAGAAGAATTCAGAAAAATATTTGCGGATACCGCCGTGGCTGCGGGTTAAACTGCCCACCGGAAGAACTTTTAACAACACCAGCAAGATGCTGGAAGACCTGAATCTGAATACGGTCTGCCAGTCCGCGAAATGCCCCAACTGCTGGGACTGTTTCTCGCGCAAGGTAGCAACCTTCCTGATCATGGGCAATAATTGCACCCGCAACTGTGCCTTCTGCAACATCTGCCCCGGCCTGATCGAACCTTTGGACGCAGACGAACCGCGCCGTGTTTCCGAAGCTGTGAAACGGCTGGAGCTAAAATACGCAGTTGTAACCTCAGTTACGCGCGATGACCTGCCCGACGGAGGCGCATCCCATTTTGCTGAAACCATCGAACGCATCCGAGCTGAACTTTCTGAATGCAAAATCGAAGTGCTCATCCCGGATTTTAAGGGCAACCTCGATGCGCTAAAAGCTGTCATCGCTGCCAAGCCGGACGTAATCAACCACAATGTGGAAACCCCGCCCGCACTTTACCCGCAAATCCGCCCACAAGCAGATTACCAGCAGAGCCTGGAACTCATCGAACGGGTCAAACAGCTTAGCGACATCCACGCAAAATCGGGCCTCATGGTCGGCCTCGGCGAAACAGACGAGCAAGTTTACCAAGTAATCGACGACCTCGCGGCCATAAATTGCGACATCATTACCATCGGCCAATACATGCGCCCTTCAAAAGCCCACCCGGCTGTGAAACGCTACGTAGAGCCGTCAGTATTCGATGAATATGCCGAATACGGCAAAAAGCTCGGCGTACCGCACATGTTCTGTGCACCGCTGGTTAGGTCGAGCTTTAATGCTGCTGAGGCTTTTGACAAGATTTAG
- a CDS encoding response regulator — translation MRALIAEDEFVGRKLLSTFLAPLFVIDVAVNGKEAVEAYKLAFEEGDPYSLILMDIMMPEQDGLSALEEIRNFENKNKVVNHCKVVMTTALDDPKTVIRSFHDVEASAFIVKPVDRNKLYEELEKIGLMNK, via the coding sequence ATGCGCGCGCTGATTGCAGAGGATGAATTTGTAGGACGAAAATTACTTTCGACCTTTCTGGCCCCACTTTTCGTGATTGATGTCGCGGTAAACGGTAAAGAAGCGGTCGAGGCATACAAACTGGCCTTTGAAGAAGGTGATCCATACAGCTTAATTCTTATGGACATCATGATGCCTGAACAGGACGGCCTCTCCGCCCTTGAAGAGATCAGGAATTTTGAAAACAAAAACAAAGTAGTGAACCACTGCAAAGTGGTCATGACCACAGCACTTGATGACCCCAAAACAGTCATCCGGTCTTTCCATGATGTTGAAGCATCCGCATTCATCGTCAAGCCGGTAGACAGGAACAAACTTTACGAAGAACTCGAAAAAATCGGGTTGATGAACAAATAA
- a CDS encoding tRNA methyltransferase, with translation MERQRTPQREARVREVLAKRQKDFTLIVDNVWDPHNVSAILRSCDAFGIYGIHLYYTVSQWPELAKKSSASGKKWVERTKHTDPVKMVGGLREQGYQVVRTGFSETAKPLMDFDFSKPSAVILSNEHSGTAPELAELVPDEVYIPMQGMIQSFNVSVAAALILYHGFSQRYAKGMYDNPSFSPEEMEKLTAEWLAR, from the coding sequence ATGGAAAGACAGAGAACACCTCAAAGAGAAGCAAGAGTCCGGGAAGTTCTGGCAAAACGCCAGAAGGATTTTACCCTGATTGTGGATAATGTCTGGGACCCCCACAATGTTTCGGCCATCCTTAGAAGCTGTGACGCTTTCGGCATCTACGGCATACATCTGTATTATACTGTATCACAGTGGCCTGAACTTGCAAAAAAATCTTCCGCTTCAGGTAAAAAGTGGGTTGAGCGCACTAAACATACCGACCCGGTAAAGATGGTCGGAGGGCTGCGTGAGCAGGGATATCAGGTTGTAAGAACTGGTTTTTCCGAAACGGCAAAGCCGCTTATGGATTTTGATTTCAGCAAACCCTCAGCGGTTATCCTGAGCAACGAACATAGCGGAACCGCGCCGGAATTGGCGGAATTGGTTCCTGATGAAGTCTACATTCCCATGCAGGGTATGATCCAGAGTTTCAACGTTTCCGTTGCTGCTGCCTTGATTCTGTATCACGGATTTTCCCAGCGATATGCAAAAGGTATGTACGATAATCCGTCTTTTTCTCCCGAAGAGATGGAAAAATTAACAGCAGAGTGGCTTGCCAGATAG
- a CDS encoding histidine kinase codes for MSEDDSLVEEFFSEVNDKYYPQVLEGIDLLDEQRIEEGIEVLSRPLHTIKGVTGFMSGFEPASTFTHKVEDFLKKMQAGEVEHDLMQIALAIESVNTIFMLIEQLRESGSFDQSLTDDIETRLCGEGQKSGAADESGINPIEAEELPDARIFNLKVNRLYSSEQLKMVEESLQSIDGTSRLLFDFGITMSVGSAFFELIASYSEICEIGITGMNSHCTSTFYSWGFQRYLTVFDSRESFLNNTGV; via the coding sequence ATGAGTGAAGACGATTCTCTTGTTGAAGAATTTTTCTCCGAAGTAAATGACAAGTACTACCCACAGGTACTTGAAGGAATCGACCTCCTTGATGAACAACGCATTGAGGAAGGCATCGAGGTGCTCTCGCGTCCGCTGCACACAATCAAAGGGGTCACCGGATTCATGTCCGGGTTTGAACCGGCTTCCACCTTTACCCACAAGGTCGAAGATTTCCTCAAGAAAATGCAGGCCGGAGAGGTTGAGCACGACCTCATGCAGATTGCCCTAGCCATTGAGTCCGTCAACACGATTTTCATGCTCATCGAACAGCTTCGGGAATCCGGCAGTTTTGACCAAAGCCTCACTGACGACATTGAAACCAGACTCTGCGGGGAAGGTCAAAAATCCGGAGCCGCAGATGAGTCCGGCATAAACCCCATTGAAGCCGAAGAACTCCCTGATGCGCGAATATTCAATCTCAAGGTAAACAGACTTTACAGCTCCGAACAATTGAAAATGGTGGAAGAAAGCCTGCAATCAATAGACGGAACAAGCAGGCTCCTTTTTGATTTCGGGATCACCATGTCCGTAGGGTCTGCATTTTTCGAACTAATTGCGTCTTATTCCGAAATTTGCGAAATAGGCATCACCGGAATGAACAGCCATTGTACAAGCACTTTTTATTCTTGGGGTTTCCAGCGCTATCTGACTGTTTTTGACAGCAGGGAAAGCTTTCTGAACAACACCGGAGTTTGA